A single genomic interval of Mycobacterium sp. DL592 harbors:
- a CDS encoding 1-acyl-sn-glycerol-3-phosphate acyltransferase, with the protein MGARTAAPGDTAKWDPQHVERTMAVLRPFLRLYHRSEVRGLETFPPGGALVVSNHSGGLFAMDVPVFALGFYDTFGYDRPVYTLSHDMLMTGPTADFFIRNGFIRANHENADAALRSGGVVVVFPGGDYDVYRPTLQENKIDFDGRTGYVKAALNAGVPIVPTVSIGGQESQLYLSRGTGLAKLLRLDKLMRSKILPISFGFPFGFSAVLPVNVPLPTKIVTQTLEPIHITEMFGEDPDIDTVDAYVRRVMQQALDELAAQRRLPVIG; encoded by the coding sequence ATGGGCGCACGAACGGCAGCCCCCGGCGACACCGCGAAGTGGGATCCCCAGCATGTCGAGCGCACCATGGCCGTCCTGCGCCCGTTCCTGCGGCTGTATCACCGCAGCGAGGTCCGCGGCCTGGAAACCTTCCCGCCCGGTGGCGCCCTCGTGGTCAGCAATCACTCCGGCGGCCTGTTCGCGATGGACGTCCCGGTGTTCGCACTCGGCTTCTACGACACCTTCGGCTACGACCGGCCGGTGTACACGCTGAGCCACGACATGCTGATGACGGGCCCGACCGCCGATTTCTTCATCCGCAACGGCTTCATCCGCGCCAACCACGAGAACGCCGACGCCGCATTGCGCTCCGGTGGAGTGGTGGTGGTCTTCCCCGGCGGAGACTACGACGTGTACCGGCCGACGTTGCAGGAGAACAAGATCGACTTCGACGGCCGCACCGGCTACGTCAAAGCCGCACTGAACGCCGGTGTCCCGATCGTGCCGACCGTGTCGATCGGTGGCCAGGAAAGCCAGCTCTACCTCTCCCGCGGCACCGGCCTGGCCAAGTTGCTGCGGCTGGACAAGCTGATGCGCTCGAAAATCCTGCCGATCTCGTTCGGCTTCCCGTTCGGGTTCAGCGCAGTCCTGCCGGTCAACGTGCCGCTGCCGACCAAGATCGTCACGCAGACGCTCGAACCGATCCACATCACCGAGATGTTCGGCGAGGACCCCGATATCGACACCGTCGACGCCTACGTCCGCCGCGTCATGCAGCAGGCCCTCGACGAGCTGGCCGCCCAGCGCCGCCTGCCGGTGATCGGCTGA
- the fadD12 gene encoding acyl-CoA ligase FadD12, producing the protein MGPLSRLTAVADAVTTLAKAGFLTPMRPDRTLRMMAAARDEGLSITTGFATTAQRFPDRPGLIDELGTLTWRELDENSHALAAGLHPLPGGTPEVVGVMCRNHRGFVEALVAATRIGADVLLLNTAFAGPALAEVVNREHVDTVIYDEEFTASVDQALADQPNARRILAWTDDATDSTTVEALVDSHRGRRAPKATRKSKLILLTSGTTGTPKGAKHSGGGAGNLVAILRRTPWRLGETTVVVAPMFHAWGFSQLVFASAMACTVVTRRKFDPEATLALVDRHQATGLCVVPVMFDRIMDLPAEVLDRYSGRSLRFAACSGSRMRPDVVIAFMDRFGDVIYNNYNATEAGMIATATPEDLRAAPDTAGRPAVGTQIRIYDEEFQEVPAGTVGRIFVKNSTQFDGYTSGNTKDFHDSYMSSGDLGRIDAAGRLFVVGRDDEMIVSGGENVYPIEVEKTLTAHPDVAEATVLGVDDEKYGQRLIAFVVLGGGGAVTSDDLKAHVRENLANYKVPRDITILTELPRGSTGKILRNELLARITPDN; encoded by the coding sequence ATGGGCCCGCTGTCGCGGCTGACGGCCGTCGCTGACGCCGTGACCACCCTGGCCAAGGCTGGGTTCCTCACCCCGATGCGCCCAGACCGCACCCTGCGGATGATGGCGGCAGCCCGCGACGAGGGCCTTTCCATCACAACGGGTTTCGCCACCACAGCGCAACGGTTCCCGGACCGGCCCGGCCTGATCGACGAACTCGGCACGCTGACGTGGCGTGAACTAGACGAGAATTCGCACGCCCTGGCCGCCGGCTTACACCCGCTGCCCGGCGGTACCCCCGAAGTGGTGGGGGTGATGTGCCGCAACCACCGCGGCTTCGTCGAGGCACTGGTGGCGGCGACCCGCATCGGCGCCGACGTGTTGCTGCTGAACACCGCGTTCGCCGGGCCCGCCCTGGCCGAGGTGGTCAATCGCGAACATGTCGACACCGTCATCTACGACGAGGAGTTCACCGCCTCAGTCGACCAGGCGCTGGCCGACCAGCCGAACGCACGGCGCATTCTGGCCTGGACCGACGATGCCACCGACTCGACCACCGTCGAGGCGCTCGTCGACTCGCACCGCGGCCGCCGCGCGCCGAAGGCCACCCGCAAGAGCAAGCTCATCCTGCTCACCTCAGGCACCACCGGAACTCCCAAGGGCGCCAAGCATTCCGGCGGAGGCGCGGGCAACCTCGTCGCGATCCTGCGGCGCACGCCGTGGCGGCTCGGCGAGACGACGGTCGTCGTCGCGCCGATGTTCCACGCCTGGGGTTTTTCCCAGCTGGTGTTCGCCTCGGCGATGGCGTGCACGGTGGTGACGCGACGCAAGTTCGACCCGGAAGCCACCCTGGCCCTCGTCGACCGGCACCAGGCGACCGGGCTGTGCGTGGTGCCGGTGATGTTCGACCGGATCATGGACCTGCCCGCCGAGGTGCTCGACCGCTACAGCGGACGCTCACTGCGCTTCGCCGCGTGCTCGGGGTCGCGGATGCGGCCCGACGTGGTCATCGCGTTCATGGACCGGTTCGGCGACGTCATCTACAACAACTACAACGCCACCGAGGCGGGCATGATCGCCACCGCCACCCCCGAAGACCTGCGCGCCGCGCCCGACACCGCGGGCCGGCCTGCCGTGGGCACCCAGATCCGGATCTACGACGAGGAGTTCCAGGAGGTGCCCGCAGGGACTGTCGGGCGGATCTTCGTGAAGAACTCCACCCAGTTCGACGGCTATACCTCCGGCAACACCAAGGACTTTCACGACAGCTACATGTCGTCGGGAGACCTGGGCCGGATCGACGCGGCAGGCAGGCTGTTCGTCGTCGGACGCGACGACGAGATGATCGTCTCCGGCGGCGAGAACGTCTACCCCATCGAGGTCGAGAAGACGCTGACCGCCCATCCCGATGTCGCCGAGGCGACCGTGCTGGGAGTCGACGACGAGAAGTACGGCCAGCGGCTCATCGCGTTCGTGGTGCTCGGCGGCGGCGGGGCCGTCACCTCCGACGACCTGAAAGCCCACGTCCGCGAGAACCTGGCCAACTACAAAGTCCCCCGCGACATCACCATCCTGACCGAGCTGCCGCGCGGCAGCACTGGCAAGATTCTGCGTAATGAACTCCTCGCCCGTATCACGCCTGATAACTGA
- a CDS encoding alpha/beta hydrolase, with amino-acid sequence MNSSPVSRLITELRRPRPLLRAAVELANAANGFRPLARRGYPTLAVFWVGWPTSELPAFYAAGSMLDAVRRGLRGDFRGRRGLVALALTAASWGFLAAIQHRNRTTPRPVLRKALVDGLGEDFADVLDTLPSTPSASGRPTAWRTTWSRRQFVEKTNIVTYGPHGRANLADVWRWRDLPRDGKAPVLLEVPGGAWAIGWRRPQAYPLMSHLADRGWICVAMNYRVSPAHSWPDHIVDVKRALAWVKENIADYGGDPNFVAITGGSAGGHLTALAALTPNDPEYQPGFEDADTSVVAAVPVYGRYDWYTTHGSGRREFIGYLERLVVKRQFTRFRDIYLDASPIRRLRPDAPPFFILHGEHDSLIPVVEAREFVAGMQKVSQSPVLYAELPGAQHAFDIFSSPRAHQSAEAVGQFLSWVYASRMSRED; translated from the coding sequence ATGAACTCCTCGCCCGTATCACGCCTGATAACTGAGCTGCGCCGGCCGCGGCCGCTGCTGCGGGCCGCCGTCGAACTGGCCAACGCCGCCAACGGTTTCCGGCCGCTGGCCCGCCGGGGCTACCCCACCCTGGCGGTGTTCTGGGTGGGCTGGCCCACCTCGGAGCTGCCCGCGTTCTACGCCGCCGGATCGATGCTCGACGCGGTGCGCCGTGGTCTGCGCGGGGACTTCCGGGGCCGCCGCGGCCTGGTCGCGCTGGCGCTGACCGCGGCGTCGTGGGGATTCCTGGCGGCGATCCAGCACCGCAACCGCACCACACCGCGGCCGGTGCTGCGCAAGGCACTCGTCGACGGCCTCGGCGAGGACTTCGCCGACGTACTCGACACCCTGCCGAGCACACCGTCGGCGTCGGGGCGGCCGACCGCCTGGCGCACCACATGGTCACGGCGCCAGTTCGTGGAGAAGACCAACATCGTCACCTACGGTCCGCACGGGCGGGCCAACCTGGCTGACGTGTGGCGCTGGCGCGACCTACCGCGCGACGGCAAGGCCCCGGTACTGCTCGAGGTGCCCGGCGGCGCGTGGGCCATCGGCTGGCGCCGGCCGCAGGCCTACCCGCTGATGAGCCACCTCGCCGACCGCGGCTGGATCTGTGTGGCGATGAACTATCGCGTCAGCCCCGCGCACAGCTGGCCCGATCACATCGTGGACGTCAAACGCGCGCTGGCCTGGGTCAAGGAGAACATCGCCGACTACGGCGGCGACCCGAACTTCGTTGCGATCACCGGTGGTTCGGCCGGCGGTCACCTGACCGCCCTGGCCGCGCTGACACCGAACGACCCCGAATACCAACCCGGCTTCGAAGACGCCGACACCTCGGTGGTGGCCGCGGTGCCGGTGTACGGGCGCTACGACTGGTACACCACACACGGCAGCGGGCGACGGGAGTTCATCGGCTACCTGGAGCGGCTGGTGGTCAAGCGCCAGTTCACCCGCTTCCGCGACATCTACCTCGACGCCTCGCCGATCCGCCGGTTACGGCCCGACGCGCCGCCGTTCTTCATCCTGCACGGCGAGCACGACTCGCTGATCCCGGTCGTGGAGGCCCGGGAGTTCGTCGCGGGAATGCAGAAGGTGTCGCAGTCGCCGGTGCTCTACGCCGAACTGCCCGGCGCCCAACACGCTTTCGACATCTTCTCCTCGCCGCGGGCACACCAGTCGGCCGAGGCCGTCGGCCAGTTCCTGTCCTGGGTGTACGCCAGCCGGATGTCAAGGGAGGACTGA
- a CDS encoding DUF4436 family protein produces MRRPLRRVRDLGVRRLVIALIALGAVIAASVGGYLASSHTTDNATYFGDVDNPNRVNVTVWITKVDAVTQALSVSVIDIVPSGSLADASGNFAEDTTIGTAAIGNWRADIKAGDSAPDIEQRVTIDGAITDYPFDRYTGRLEVHAVNAAGAELPVALTVVNTDPFFGIRSAPGPYFKSTTTGGVAVDLGIYRSTPTLVFAVFVMVLMLGLAVAAAVASYYVLHWRRGLIFPACSMMAAILFALIPLRNAVPGNPPIGSIIDFGSFFIAEAVISISLISGILMGFRHQLAIERAENSDDESVEQT; encoded by the coding sequence ATGCGCCGACCTCTCCGCCGGGTACGGGACCTCGGCGTGCGCAGGCTGGTGATCGCTCTGATTGCCTTGGGCGCCGTGATCGCCGCGAGCGTCGGCGGCTATCTCGCCAGCAGTCACACCACCGACAACGCCACTTATTTCGGGGACGTGGACAACCCGAATCGCGTCAACGTCACCGTGTGGATAACGAAAGTCGACGCGGTGACACAAGCGCTTTCGGTTTCCGTTATCGACATCGTCCCGAGTGGGTCCCTGGCCGACGCGAGCGGCAACTTCGCCGAGGACACCACCATCGGAACCGCCGCGATCGGCAACTGGCGTGCCGACATCAAAGCCGGCGATTCCGCCCCTGACATCGAACAGCGCGTCACCATCGACGGCGCCATCACCGACTACCCGTTCGACCGCTATACGGGCCGCCTCGAGGTACACGCCGTAAACGCAGCGGGCGCCGAACTGCCGGTCGCCCTCACGGTTGTGAACACCGATCCATTCTTCGGCATCAGATCCGCACCGGGCCCGTACTTCAAGAGCACAACGACCGGCGGGGTGGCGGTCGACCTCGGCATCTACCGCAGCACGCCCACCCTGGTCTTCGCGGTGTTCGTCATGGTGCTGATGCTGGGCCTGGCAGTCGCCGCTGCGGTGGCGAGTTACTACGTGCTGCATTGGAGACGTGGGCTCATCTTCCCCGCGTGTTCGATGATGGCCGCCATCCTGTTCGCGCTGATTCCGCTGCGCAATGCCGTGCCAGGCAACCCACCGATCGGGTCGATCATCGACTTCGGCTCGTTCTTCATCGCCGAGGCCGTCATCTCCATCTCGTTGATCTCAGGCATACTCATGGGCTTCCGCCACCAGTTGGCCATCGAACGCGCCGAGAACTCCGACGACGAATCGGTCGAGCAGACCTAA